From Cryptococcus neoformans var. grubii H99 chromosome 6, complete sequence:
TGTCGAATTTTTCACCCTCCGGAGACGCTTGTTAACCATTTCATGGAAGGTATAATGGACAAGTACCTTCCATGCGCAAGTCGGCTACTGGTTACTCGTACGGAAAATGACTAGCCAAAACAGAAACTCTCACCTCCAGGGACACGATCTTTTCccaattttttttttggctcAACTCCCATTGTCCCTCACACCAGCTCCGTCGACGTTCCTCTTGCCCTCTCCCAAAAAATGTCTGCATCACTTTTTGGAGGTGGTCAACAACCTTTCTCATTCTCGAAAAAAAACATCGATAAACTTGTCCATGGTCGAAGGACTTTCGGCGAGGGCATCTATAATGAGTCCATAACATCTGGTCTTTCCTTCGTTGAGGAGTCTAACTAGAGCTTGTGGATTGCTTTGAACTGGACAAATATGAGCGATTTCATCGGCCAGAGACAGAGACACCTCTTTGTGTTGTTCGCTGGAGGCGACTGCTTGATGATTGAAGTCAACTgatgtcttcttcaacgcCACGTGGTTTGTTGGTAGATCGTTAGGGTCTATGAGGCTTGGAATTCTGGCCTTCCTTGCCCGgcaatggaagatggaggttCTAGCGACGAGCATTCGCCGTTGATCATGCCATTGTCTTGACTCTGAGTAATGGCCCTCGGGGAGTCAACCCAAGAAATAGATGGGAAGCATGTTGTGACGAGTTGGCACTGGAAGGGCCGGAAGAGGGGAATGATATTGGCGGAGGTcagaatgatgatggtatGTGAGGACTGGCGTAAAGATGGTTGGATAGAAAAGAAGTACTTGTTTCAAAAGCGATTAGAAAAATATGTTAGATAAAAACATCCGTCGCGTCCCAGTCGCGGTGCCGTCTAGATTGGTTCCAGCAGATCGGTGTGGTCGCGGCCCAGTGTCTGTGCGTCATCCCCCCATTGCCGCATCACTTTTCTATTCATCATCCCTCGGAACAAAACAACTCCGTTTTCCACCATACAATGCCAGAACAAAGGGTGCCGCTTTCCCCCGCCGCCACCTCCGCTCCGATGTCCATCGCGCCTTCCTCCAGCACCGCGACCAGTGCAAGTACCGTGCGTCCAGTGCGTCCAGCTTCAACCGCATCGCTGCGCCaccagcaacagcaacaacacCGAACCCAGCCACCGGCATCTGCGGCCGGAAGTGTATCACAGTCCAGAAGACAGTCTGTGGATACGTTTGTGCCCGGCTCTCAACCGCCGTCGCCTATAACTTATTTTCCGAATCCCTCGACTTTTGCAAGCGGTCCAAGTAACAACGCCAACTCGATCTCGTCTGCAGCAGACTCGACTTCAACTTCACCAACAGTGTCGGTCTCCCACATGGCCAGCACAGATTCCGACGATCCACCAGCGCCTCAGGTCGTATCAACAAGCGGCATCGCCAGAACACCACGGCTGAACCCCGTCGCAAGCTCCAATGTCATTGGCCTAGATACCGGTGCACCTTCACCACGAGTCCAGGCTTCAAGAAGCCATGGCGGCCACGCACAGACATCTTCGGGGACAACGTCAAGTACTAGTGGCAGCCTATCGAGCACCATCGACCATCAGTCTAGGCTAAAAGGTTCCAGCAGGGTGTTCAGCACGCCAGGAGCAGGTTACAGCGCGACTCACCCAAATATTGGACTCGGACTCGGTCCTACTCCTTCAAGGGCAGGGACCGGGTCTACAAGTACCACTATCAATGACGCCGCTTTGTCGAGTCCTCGGCGTATCTCAACGTCTCGGGGATTACATGCTCCACCTCAGACAGCAGCACCCCCTGTGGGTAATCTCGGTTTACCAACCCATGAGGCATACTACTCGGTCAGTCAACCCGCCAGTGCGACTACACCAAGGTTTAGAGATAAAGGGGTTTATTTGTCTGGTGGTTCAGGGGGACCCCAGCACCATTCATCCAGCATGGCCGGCTATCCATCAGGATCATACGGCGCCACTCACCAGAATCAGCCCTCTAGAGACCTTGCATCCACATCCGCAATGGGTGCTAGTATGCACTCGCCTTTCCCGTCACCCGAAGGATCAGTTCtgaaaaggttgaagaaTAAAGCTAGTAATGTTGGGTTGGGTCTGGGAAGACCGGATAACTATGACGATGAAGCAGTTGGGAGAAAaggggatgaggatgagatgttGGAGGATAATGAAGGAGAACGGGCGAATGGCACAAGAGTGTGGTACAGTTCCTTTGCAACTATTGATTGGATCCATGACGCAGTAAGTACATCTCGCTTATGTTACCTTGTGCATGTGGCTTACGCAAAACAGATCAAGGAGTCGTCACGAGTGAGGAGACTGAGGAATGCCGCTTCACGTTCTCTCCGCGGCAAGATCGCAAATACATGGGATCGCCTCCAAGGATGGCTTGTGGTTACTCTCATTGGTATCATAACCGCCTTTAtcgctttcctcatcattcGTGCGGAGATGGCATTCTTTGATCTGAAAGAAGGGTTCTGTTCGACATCCTGGGGCACTGCCAGACGGTTTTGTTGTGCACCTAGGCATCAATCACCAGGAAGTGATGGAGGTGAGGACGAATGTTCGGATTGGATTGAATGGGGTCAATTCTTCAAcccaaaagaaagagatggaccATTTGGCGGCTGGGTGTATGGAGGACCCGAATTCATGGCGTATGCTACTGTCGCCCTCTTGCTAGCGGTGGTTGCCAGCTGTATGACAGTTTACCTCTCTTCATCGGCTCACCATACCACTTCGAAAGACTCCACCTTCCTCACTCCACCGTCCACAATCCCAACAGCCAAACAGTCCGCCGCTTCCTCCCCTACCAAACGTACCGCCTCTCTCCCGTACGGCCCTCATAACGAACGTCAACCTCTCCTCGATTCGATCGCCAATGAACCTCCTACGCCTTTGATCGAATCGCCTCCCGAACCCTTTCGTAAAGTCATGTTCTACGCTGCTGGCTCTGGTATCCCCGAAATCAAGACGATTTTGAGCGGGTTCGTCATCCATGGATATCTTGGTGGATGGACTCTGCTTACTAAGAGTGCGGGGTTGGCGCTGTCCGTCGGGTCTGGTCTGTCattggggaaggaaggaccATTAGTCCATATGAGTAGCTGTGTTGGCAACATCATATCTAGAATGTTTCTTAAATTTGAATGTAATGAAGGTGAGTTTTCGCTTTGGTGTGGTCAAATACACAGCAGAGGCTAATGAAAACGGCAGCCAAGCGAAGGGAAATTCTTTCGGCTGCTTGTGCGGCTGGTGTAGCGGTAGCATTCGGTGCACCTGTCGGTGGCGTCTTGTTTTCTCTGGAAGAAGTCTCATATTATTTCCCGCCCAAGGTTATGTGGAGAAGGTAAGCAGAATATCGAACAGATTGCGATCGACGGATGACTGACTGGACGGCAGTTTCTGGTGCGCTGCAATTGCTGCAATCACGCTCAAAGCATTGAATCCATTTGGCAACGGGAGCCTTGTATTAGTAAGTCACTCAAACTCGTCATCAGAACTACACGCTGACTCGACACCAGTTTGCCGTGACGTACACTAAAGAATACCACTATTGGGAATATATCGTCTTTATAGTCCTCGGTGTCTTCGGCGTAAGTCTCAAACTCATCCATCCTTTTCGTCAAACATACTGATACTTCCGCGCAGGGTTTGTATGGTGCGGTCTTTGCTCGACTGAACATTATCTGGAGCAGACACGTACGGAATGGAACTTGGCTGAGGAGACATCCCATCTTTGAAGTTGCACTTGTGTGTATCAGGCTAATTATTCTCATGAGAGGGCAAGTCTAATATGGCGCGCGCAGGTCGTGCTATTGACAACAATAGTGTCTTTCTCAAACCCATACACCAGAATGGGCGGCACTGAATTGGTGGCCAACGTAAGTCGCATCCTAGCCCTAAATTAAAGACGAACACTGACTGTCTTCAAAGTTGTTCGAGGAATGtaattcatcttcttcgagcAGTCTCTGTGTCAATTACCCTCATGAGCTCGCCACCGTGATTTGGGAAGTTTTCATGGCCCTGGTCATTAAGGGATGTTTGACGATCATAACCTTTGGCATCAAGGTTCCAGGTTCGTACCTCTTGAAATCTGCAAGATAGCTTTAGGCTGACAGTTTTTGTGATTAAGCTGGTATTTTcatcccttctctcgctgTTGGTGCCTGTTTTGGCAGAATCGTTGGCCATATGATGGAGTACATCGAATTCACCTATCCTGAATTGTCAATCTTCAATGTCTGCAAAGACACTGACTGTATTGTACCTGGTATTTATGCCATGGTAGGACCTGCAAATGCGCGGAACAAACAATGTGCTGACACTGAGCGATGCAGGTCGGAGCAGCAGCTACTTTGGCAGGCGTTACACGCACGACGGTATCACTGGCTGTTATCATGTTCGAGCTCACATCAACGCTAAATTACGTTGTGCCAGTAATGTTAGGTGTTTTGATTGCAAAGACTGTGGCAGACggattggagaagaagggtatcTACGACTTGGTCATTGAGTGAGTTCTAAGTACATATCACATGAAAAGCAGCTGACGAGGAACGAAGCTTAAACCAGTTGCCTTACCTTGACTCGAAACATGAATACCTCTGGGGCTCTCGCCGCGCATCTTCTGTCGCCGATCGCTCCGTTCCTCATTTGCGCGCAGACAAACCTCACACAGTGAGATCGCTCACCGGTAAACTTCTTGAACTCGTGCGTTTGGGTATGGAGGATACCGGGTTCCCAGTCTtggtgaaggaggtgaCTAGTGCAGGAGGGCCAAGTACCAGTGCTAGCGTTGGGCTGGAAGGGGGAATCGGTAGcgggagagaaaggagcTGTCTCAGGGTGGTTGGGTTCTTGGGTATCAATGAATTGGAGCATGCTCTTTGTAAGTAGGCTTCGTTTGGATGCGGAGATAGCTAGAGGCTGACGTAGAAACCATAGCTGAGCTAGCGGATGAGCCTGATGCTGCCATCAATCTCATTCCCGACGATGCTTCACAGTCGCGGGTACGCAGTAGCGCAATGTCAATCTTCAGCTTTGCCGACTCGTTTGTCGATAACGTATGGAATCCGTACGACCTCAGTCGGTACATCGATCAAGTGAGTTTATCTAATAAACCTTTCTCCTAGACACAAAGCTGACAGGCGTATCAGGCGCCGATAACTGTACAAATACACTCTCCTCTTGAACTGGTACAGCAGTTGTTCGTCAAACTCGGTGTAAGGCAGGTCATCGTCGTGAACTCTCGGGGCGTGTTCCAGGGCATAATCACCAAGAAGGCTTGGTTGAACTTTCTGAGcgagttggaagaaggcacAGGGCATTGAAGGGTTCTTTATCTGCATTACAGTCATTTCGCTTAGAAAGTGTAGACTACCATTTTTTTACGACTGTTTTTATGACCGCCATTCTTGTTTCATGATTAAACGCATTGTGATGAGTGTATTCATTTTGTCATACATATCTCCATGCATGTTTTGACGTTATATGATCTACTTTTCTTCTGTGATGGTCGTCTCgatgctcttcttcttcatcttgtccgGGACAGGTAAAAGCTCTCCCGTTTCTGACAGAACGCCGACTGGATCCATTTCTTTGATTATTGCTTGATTAGCAGGGTTGTTGAGCATAAGGTTTCTAATACAAAACAGAGCATGTTCTCTCAAAACTGCACATTGATCAGCAGAATAATCTGCAATAATCATCCTTTCACACTCACAAGGATTGGCCTCATCGATTTCAGTCAGGCTCAAAACCAGCTGCACGCCCTCATATTCCCGGACTTGGTCCCCAACTCGAGTATCATTGAACGTGAGTACACCTAGTAGCCGAACAAGGTCACGCTTCAAGTTGGAGAATGGTTTAAGTTCTGGCTGAACGGTCATAGTGGCCGTGGCGGGGGACGGGTTGCGTGGGTTGGTGCGAGGAAAAAAGTCGTTGAGGGTCCTCAGCATATCTTGACTTTGTGTTAGCATTTCGCCCGAGCTCCAATATCAGCGGTCTTACCTATCAGAGGACGGATTATGCCCGACCGAGGTTCT
This genomic window contains:
- a CDS encoding voltage-gated chloride channel protein gives rise to the protein MPEQRVPLSPAATSAPMSIAPSSSTATSASTVRPVRPASTASLRHQQQQQHRTQPPASAAGSVSQSRRQSVDTFVPGSQPPSPITYFPNPSTFASGPSNNANSISSAADSTSTSPTVSVSHMASTDSDDPPAPQVVSTSGIARTPRLNPVASSNVIGLDTGAPSPRVQASRSHGGHAQTSSGTTSSTSGSLSSTIDHQSRLKGSSRVFSTPGAGYSATHPNIGLGLGPTPSRAGTGSTSTTINDAALSSPRRISTSRGLHAPPQTAAPPVGNLGLPTHEAYYSVSQPASATTPRFRDKGVYLSGGSGGPQHHSSSMAGYPSGSYGATHQNQPSRDLASTSAMGASMHSPFPSPEGSVLKRLKNKASNVGLGLGRPDNYDDEAVGRKGDEDEMLEDNEGERANGTRVWYSSFATIDWIHDAIKESSRVRRLRNAASRSLRGKIANTWDRLQGWLVVTLIGIITAFIAFLIIRAEMAFFDLKEGFCSTSWGTARRFCCAPRHQSPGSDGGEDECSDWIEWGQFFNPKERDGPFGGWVYGGPEFMAYATVALLLAVVASCMTVYLSSSAHHTTSKDSTFLTPPSTIPTAKQSAASSPTKRTASLPYGPHNERQPLLDSIANEPPTPLIESPPEPFRKVMFYAAGSGIPEIKTILSGFVIHGYLGGWTLLTKSAGLALSVGSGLSLGKEGPLVHMSSCVGNIISRMFLKFECNEAKRREILSAACAAGVAVAFGAPVGGVLFSLEEVSYYFPPKVMWRSFWCAAIAAITLKALNPFGNGSLVLFAVTYTKEYHYWEYIVFIVLGVFGGLYGAVFARLNIIWSRHVRNGTWLRRHPIFEVALVVLLTTIVSFSNPYTRMGGTELVANLFEECNSSSSSSLCVNYPHELATVIWEVFMALVIKGCLTIITFGIKVPAGIFIPSLAVGACFGRIVGHMMEYIEFTYPELSIFNVCKDTDCIVPGIYAMVGAAATLAGVTRTTVSLAVIMFELTSTLNYVVPVMLGVLIAKTVADGLEKKGIYDLVIDLNQLPYLDSKHEYLWGSRRASSVADRSVPHLRADKPHTVRSLTGKLLELVRLGMEDTGFPVLVKEVTSAGGPSTSASVGLEGGIGSGRERSCLRVVGFLGINELEHALSELADEPDAAINLIPDDASQSRVRSSAMSIFSFADSFVDNVWNPYDLSRYIDQAPITVQIHSPLELVQQLFVKLGVRQVIVVNSRGVFQGIITKKAWLNFLSELEEGTGH